The Glycine soja cultivar W05 chromosome 6, ASM419377v2, whole genome shotgun sequence genome has a window encoding:
- the LOC114415370 gene encoding glucan endo-1,3-beta-glucosidase-like yields the protein MDSNVGLALFVMTTILLIQQFPLTSAQSIGVNLGLTGDNLPSPKEIVELYEKYHIKFIRIFEPRHDILEALRGKPLVLVIGTKDEDVQTIAQDQNAANTWVQTNVIPYIKDVNFRYIIIGNEVTPGPIAAYVAKGIQNMINALTNAGIHKDIKVSAVLKGTVLASSYPPSAGTFTNETTNIIKQIATILLQHGSPMMINSYPYLAYSSDPQHVSLDYALFKSTSPVVTDGSYKYYNLFDAMLDAYHAAFEKIGVSNLTLVVSETGWPSAGYEPYTSKLNSQAYNKNLVQHVRGGKGTPRRPDQSLNVFIFEMFNEDLKQAGIEHNFGVFYPNKKPVYPLF from the exons ATGGACTCCAATGTCGGTTTAGCGCTGTTCGTTATGACAACGATTCTACTAATTCAACAGTTTCCCCTTACAA GTGCTCAATCAATCGGTGTGAATCTTGGCTTAACTGGAGACAACCTTCCTTCCCCAAAAGAAATTGTGGAACTCTACGAGAAATATCATATCAAATTCATCAGAATCTTTGAGCCAAGGCATGACATTCTTGAAGCCCTTCGAGGTAAACCTTTGGTGCTTGTCATTGGCACAAAAGATGAAGACGTACAAACCATAGCACAGGACCAAAACGCAGCCAACACATGGGTCCAAACCAATGTCATTCCATACATAAAGGACGTTAATTTTCGGTACATAATCATAGGTAACGAGGTGACACCAGGGCCTATAGCAGCCTACGTTGCAAAGGGTATTCAAAATATGATCAATGCACTCACCAATGCTGGCATACACAAAGACATTAAGGTATCTGCAGTTCTTAAAGGTACTGTCTTAGCATCTTCTTATCCACCTTCAGCTGGAACATTCACCAATGAAACAACCAACATTATCAAACAGATTGCAACAATTTTGTTGCAACATGGTTCACCCATGATGATCAACTCGTACCCTTACCTTGCATATTCCTCTGACCCACAACATGTTTCTCTTGACTATGCACTCTTTAAGTCAACAAGCCCTGTGGTCACTGATGGGAGTTACAAGTACTACAATCTGTTTGATGCCATGCTTGATGCTTATCATGCTGCTTTTGAGAAGATTGGTGTGTCGAACCTAACACTTGTTGTGTCTGAAACTGGTTGGCCTAGTGCGGGTTATGAGCCTTACACAAGCAAATTGAATTCTCAAGCTTACAACAAAAACTTGGTGCAGCATGTGAGAGGAGGAAAAGGGACACCAAGGAGGCCAGACCAGAGTTTGAATGTGTTCATTTTTGAAATGTTCAATGAAGATCTTAAGCAAGCTGGAATTGAGCACAactttggagtcttctatcccaATAAGAAACCAGTGTATCCGTTGTTTTAA
- the LOC114415371 gene encoding mediator of RNA polymerase II transcription subunit 1-like, translating to MAKSEPSLVPEWLRSAGSVAGGGSSAHHFAAQSNHTDSSNVAHHTRNRSSKSTNDFDSPRSVFLERTFSSNSRRSINGSAKHAYSSFNRSHRDKDRDREKDRSNFVDNWDRDCSEPFSDIFPGRIERDTLRCSHSMVSRKQNEILTHRVAVDTKSGGNSYQKSGNDLLSGSSIGSSVQKAVFNKDFPSLGVEERQGITEIGRVSSPGLGAAASQTLPVGSSALIGGEGWTSALAEVPTIIGSSSTGSLTLQQTVSPTSGSVLTSTSSGLNMAEALAQTPSRARSAPQVSVKTQRLEELAIKQSRQLIPVTPSMPKALVNNSEKSKPKTAVRNAEMNMSVKSMPQQPSALHIVNHSVRSGNAKVDAPKTSGKFTDLKSVVWENGVSPTTPKDPSSQTNHSNIRTGNNLAVASAAASTPLKKTNNIKSPTERKPISLDQKLGSTMDKKNSISQVQSRNDFFNLIKKKTLMNSSVLPDSSPVVSSPPMDKSGEVNTEAVGSPARPQDLRNGAEVTSNGNAHVELNKPDYDQKDTILDEEEAAFLRSLGWVEDSGEDEEGLTEEEINAFYQECMKLGTTTLKLCQGMQPKLSKFFEPYATTNLHGASAELSSDSRSEA from the exons ATGGCCAAAAGTGAACCTTCATTAGTTCCAGAATGGTTGAGAAGTGCTGGAAGTGTTGCTGGGGGTGGCAGTTCGGCCCACCATTTTGCAGCTCAATCTAATCACACCG ATTCTTCTAATGTTGCCCATCACACAAGGAATAGATCATCTAAGTCCACTAATGATTTTGATAGCCCTCGTTCTGTGTTTCTGGAACGAACATTTTCTTCAAATTCTCGGAGGAGTATCAATGGTTCTGCTAAGCATGCCTATAGTAGTTTCAACAGAAGTCATCGTGATAAGGACCGTGATAGAGAGAAAGATAGATCAAATTTTGTAGACAACTGGGATCGTGACTGTTCTGAACCATTTTCTGACATCTTTCCTGGAAGGATAGAGAGAGACACTTTACGGTGTTCTCATTCAATGGTTTCCAGGAAACAGAATGAGATTTTGACCCACAGAGTTGCAGTAGATACCAAATCTGGTGGCAATAGCTACCAGAAAAGCGGTAATGACTTACTTTCTGGCAGTAGTATTGGTAGTAGTGTTCAGAAAGCTGTTTTTAATAAGGATTTTCCTTCACTTGGAGTTGAAGAGAGGCAGGGAATAACTGAAATAGGGAGAGTTTCATCTCCTGGTTTGGGTGCTGCTGCTAGTCAAACACTACCTGTTGGCAGTTCAGCTTTGATTGGTGGGGAGGGATGGACATCTGCTCTAGCTGAGGTACCAACTATAATTGGAAGCAGTAGTACTGGATCTCTAACGTTGCAACAAACTGTTTCTCCAACTTCTGGGTCTGTACTTACAAGTACATCATCTGGTCTTAACATGGCTGAAGCTTTGGCACAGACTCCATCTCGAGCTCGTTCTGCTCCCCAG GTGTCTGTCAAAACCCAAAGGCTTGAGGAACTGGCTATTAAGCAGTCAAGGCAGTTGATTCCAGTAACACCATCAATGCCTAAGGCTTTG GTTAACAATTCTGAGAAATCAAAACCCAAGACAGCAGTCAGAAATGCTGAGATGAATATGTCTGTCAAGAGCATGCCGCAACAACCCTCTGCTCTGCACATCGTTAATCATTCTGTTCGCAGTGGAAATGCCAAAGTTGATGCTCCGAAAACATCTGGGAAATTTACTGATCTCAAATCAGTGGTGTGGGAAAATGGTGTTTCCCCTACTACACCTAAGGATCCTTCAAGCCAAACAAATCACTCTAACATTAGAACTGGAAATAATCTTGCTGTTGCTTCAGCAGCTGCTTCTACACCTTTGAAGAAGACCAACAACATCAAATCTCCCACAGAGCGGAAGCCAATTTCTTTGGATCAGAAACTAGGGTCCACTATGGATAAGAAAAATTCTATTTCTCAAGTGCAGAGCCGGAATGATTTCTTCAATCTCATTAAGAAGAAAACTCTGATGAACTCCTCAGTTCTTCCAGATTCTAGCCCAGTGGTTTCATCTCCCCCAATGGACAAATCTGGTGAAGTGAATACTGAAGCTGTTGGCTCTCCTGCAAGGCCTCAAGATCTTCGAAATGGTGCTGAAGTGACTAGCAATGGTAATGCCCATGTAGAGCTTAACAAACCTGATTATGATCAGAAAGATACAATTCTAGATGAGGAAGAGGCTGCTTTCCTTCGTTCACTTGGCTGGGTGGAGGATTCTGGTGAGGATGAGGAAGGCCTTACAGAAGAGGAGATCAATGCCTTTTATCAGGAG tgcatgaagttgggcaccACTACATTAAAGCTATGCCAGGGCATGCAGCCAAAGTTGTCCAAGTTTTTTGAACCTTATGCTACGACTAACTTGCATGGAGCTTCTGCTGAATTGAGTTCTGACTCCAGATCTGAAGCTTGA